A genomic region of Fodinisporobacter ferrooxydans contains the following coding sequences:
- the mraY gene encoding phospho-N-acetylmuramoyl-pentapeptide-transferase, translated as MDLQTLLFTAAMSFAVAVILGPLCIPLLRRLKVGQSIRAEGPQAHMKKSGTPTMGGIMTVIALAITAIKFGFGSSQIWLLLLVTIGFGSIGFLDDFIKVVLKRNLGLRAKQKMFGQILVAVVFYFILYFTGQLNTTISIPFSNYDLNFSWLYLPFLVFLVIGFSNAVNLTDGLDGLAAGTSAIAYGTYAVIAFHLSHYDIALFCAAMVGAVVGFLVFNIHPAKVFMGDTGSLAIGGGLAAVAILTKTEILLLLIGGIFVIETLSVMIQVFSFQTFGKRVFKMSPLHHHFELVGWTEWRVVLTFWLVEFVACLAAIAIYQR; from the coding sequence ATGGATTTGCAGACATTGCTGTTCACAGCAGCTATGTCCTTTGCCGTAGCGGTGATCTTGGGACCTTTGTGTATACCGTTGTTACGTCGATTGAAAGTTGGTCAAAGCATTCGCGCGGAAGGACCGCAAGCACATATGAAAAAATCCGGCACACCGACAATGGGCGGCATTATGACTGTCATCGCACTCGCGATTACAGCGATCAAGTTCGGCTTTGGATCGAGCCAGATTTGGCTTTTATTACTTGTTACAATCGGATTTGGCTCCATTGGCTTTTTGGATGATTTCATCAAGGTCGTGTTAAAAAGAAATTTAGGTTTGCGCGCCAAACAAAAAATGTTCGGGCAAATTTTGGTTGCTGTCGTTTTTTATTTTATACTGTATTTTACAGGGCAACTCAATACTACCATTTCCATACCTTTTAGCAATTATGACTTGAATTTTAGCTGGTTGTACCTTCCCTTCCTCGTTTTTTTGGTGATTGGTTTTTCCAATGCCGTGAATCTGACGGACGGACTGGATGGATTGGCTGCCGGAACATCCGCGATTGCATATGGTACGTATGCAGTGATTGCTTTTCATTTAAGCCACTATGACATTGCTTTATTTTGTGCTGCAATGGTCGGTGCCGTAGTGGGTTTTTTGGTATTCAATATTCATCCGGCAAAAGTGTTTATGGGGGATACGGGGTCGCTTGCCATCGGCGGCGGGCTGGCCGCTGTCGCGATTTTGACCAAGACGGAAATATTGTTGTTGTTGATCGGCGGCATTTTTGTCATTGAAACTTTATCTGTAATGATTCAGGTATTTTCCTTTCAAACATTTGGCAAACGGGTGTTTAAAATGAGCCCGTTGCATCATCATTTTGAATTGGTTGGCTGGACAGAATGGCGGGTTGTTTTGACGTTTTGGCTGGTCGAGTTTGTGGCTTGTTTGGCAGCTATTGCGATTTATCAGCGGTAA